A genomic segment from Alkalilimnicola ehrlichii MLHE-1 encodes:
- the prmC gene encoding peptide chain release factor N(5)-glutamine methyltransferase has protein sequence MTREAHPATGSTPPQPTLAELRRSARTRLEAAGSDSPAADADALLAHALGRDRAFFLAHPEHRPPASSLARFRQLLARRLAGEPVAHLTGRRGFWSLELKVTAETLIPRPETELLVEAALARVDGDRQLRVADLGTGTGAIALALADECPAWRVTAVEASAGALVVARENARRLGLADRVQVVAGSWFGPLAGERFDLVVSNPPYVGVHEPELYEGDVRFEPRSALAAGRDGLGDLRRIVGEAPGHLVAGGWLMVEHGFQQGEAVRRLFLEAGFGGVETLRDLAGHERVTVGRLD, from the coding sequence GTGACCCGGGAAGCGCACCCCGCCACGGGCTCCACCCCGCCGCAGCCCACCCTGGCCGAGCTGCGCCGGTCCGCCCGCACCCGACTGGAGGCGGCGGGCAGCGACTCGCCGGCCGCGGACGCCGATGCCCTGCTGGCGCACGCGCTGGGGCGCGATCGCGCTTTTTTCCTGGCCCATCCCGAGCACCGTCCGCCGGCATCCAGCCTGGCCCGCTTCCGGCAACTCCTTGCCCGCCGTTTGGCCGGCGAGCCGGTGGCGCACCTGACGGGCCGCCGCGGTTTCTGGTCGCTGGAGCTGAAGGTGACGGCCGAGACGCTGATCCCCCGCCCGGAGACGGAGCTGCTGGTTGAGGCGGCGCTGGCCCGGGTTGACGGCGACCGGCAGCTCCGGGTGGCGGACCTGGGCACGGGCACCGGGGCCATTGCGCTGGCGCTGGCGGATGAGTGTCCGGCGTGGCGGGTGACGGCGGTGGAGGCCAGCGCCGGGGCCCTGGTGGTGGCCCGGGAGAACGCCCGCCGGTTAGGGCTGGCGGATCGGGTGCAGGTGGTGGCGGGGTCCTGGTTCGGCCCACTGGCCGGTGAGCGTTTTGATCTGGTGGTGAGCAATCCGCCCTATGTGGGCGTCCACGAGCCTGAGCTGTATGAGGGCGATGTGCGCTTCGAGCCGCGGTCGGCGCTGGCGGCCGGACGGGACGGGCTGGGTGACCTGCGGCGGATCGTCGGCGAGGCGCCGGGGCATCTGGTGGCCGGCGGTTGGTTGATGGTGGAGCACGGTTTTCAGCAGGGGGAGGCGGTGCGCCGACTGTTCCTGGAGGCCGGGTTCGGCGGGGTGGAGACCTTGCGGGACCTGGCCGGGCATGAGCGGGTGACGGTCGGGCGGCTGGACTGA
- a CDS encoding Trm112 family protein has product MSLDKKLLDILCCPVTKQPVRLLEADALKRLNQRIEQGEVRHMDDSPVETPLREALITENDQRIYPVEDGIPIMLEERAIPASAARPTTEA; this is encoded by the coding sequence ATGAGCCTGGACAAGAAATTGCTGGACATACTGTGCTGCCCGGTGACCAAGCAGCCGGTGCGCCTGCTGGAGGCGGATGCCCTGAAGCGACTCAACCAGCGGATCGAGCAGGGCGAGGTGCGGCATATGGACGACAGCCCGGTGGAGACGCCGCTGCGTGAGGCCCTGATCACGGAGAACGATCAGCGCATCTATCCGGTGGAGGACGGCATCCCGATCATGCTGGAGGAGCGCGCCATCCCGGCCTCCGCCGCCCGGCCGACCACCGAGGCGTGA
- the clpX gene encoding ATP-dependent Clp protease ATP-binding subunit ClpX translates to MVEHEPQHQARGEHRQDHAHCSFCGRPEDQTGPLIAGAEAWICEDCVAESKARLDSEFTGSLTDQLAGLSTPRQLHAHLDGYVIGQERAKRQLAVAVYNHYKRLIWRGARRPGEVAKSNILMVGPTGSGKTLLLESLARHLEVPFVTADASTFTAAGYAGADVDDIAVRLLEAAGGDPAAARRGMVFLDEVDKLACRAPGGSGNGRDFSGEGVQQALLRLLEGRVVNVPRRGRGGGVHSVDTRDVLFVCGGAFQGLRQQMAGRRAGGGVGFGARLAETAEPPAVPDADDLVHYGLIPELVGRLPVVTTLEALSEAQLLEVISRPRNALLRQYQALFRQDGCELHFTAGALEALARRAAERGTGARGLRAELERLLLEPMYHVPARGDVEAVVVTTESVAGAPVRYCRSQALRQVG, encoded by the coding sequence ATGGTGGAACACGAGCCTCAACACCAGGCAAGGGGTGAGCACCGACAGGACCACGCGCACTGCTCCTTCTGTGGGCGCCCCGAGGACCAGACTGGGCCGCTCATCGCCGGGGCGGAGGCGTGGATCTGTGAAGACTGCGTGGCCGAGTCCAAGGCGCGGCTGGACAGCGAATTCACCGGATCACTGACCGACCAGCTGGCCGGTCTGTCCACCCCGAGGCAGCTGCACGCCCACCTGGACGGCTACGTGATCGGACAGGAACGGGCCAAGCGCCAGTTGGCGGTGGCCGTCTACAACCACTATAAGCGACTGATCTGGCGCGGTGCCCGCCGGCCCGGTGAGGTGGCCAAGAGCAATATCCTCATGGTCGGGCCCACCGGCAGTGGCAAGACCCTGCTGTTGGAGAGCCTGGCCCGCCACCTGGAGGTGCCCTTCGTCACCGCGGACGCCTCCACCTTCACCGCCGCCGGTTATGCCGGGGCCGATGTGGATGACATCGCCGTCCGGTTGCTGGAGGCCGCCGGTGGTGATCCTGCCGCCGCGCGTCGGGGCATGGTCTTTCTGGACGAAGTGGACAAGCTGGCATGCCGCGCACCGGGCGGCAGCGGTAACGGTCGCGACTTCTCCGGTGAGGGGGTGCAGCAGGCGCTGCTGCGTCTGCTCGAGGGGCGGGTGGTTAACGTGCCGCGCCGGGGCCGCGGGGGCGGCGTCCACAGCGTGGACACCCGCGACGTGCTGTTTGTCTGCGGCGGCGCATTCCAGGGGCTGCGTCAGCAGATGGCCGGGCGTCGCGCCGGCGGTGGCGTGGGCTTCGGGGCCCGCCTGGCCGAGACCGCCGAACCGCCGGCAGTCCCGGATGCGGACGACCTGGTGCACTACGGACTGATCCCCGAGCTGGTGGGACGGCTGCCGGTGGTCACCACCCTGGAGGCATTGAGCGAGGCACAGCTACTGGAGGTCATCAGTCGGCCGCGCAACGCCCTGCTGCGCCAGTACCAGGCACTGTTCCGGCAGGACGGCTGTGAGCTGCACTTCACCGCCGGCGCCCTCGAGGCCCTGGCCCGGCGCGCCGCCGAGCGCGGCACCGGTGCCCGTGGTCTGCGCGCGGAGCTGGAGCGCCTGTTGCTGGAACCCATGTACCACGTTCCGGCCCGGGGCGATGTCGAGGCCGTGGTGGTTACGACCGAGTCAGTGGCTGGGGCACCTGTGCGCTACTGCAGAAGCCAGGCCTTGCGGCAGGTGGGTTAG